One genomic region from Lysobacterales bacterium encodes:
- a CDS encoding murein L,D-transpeptidase catalytic domain family protein, translated as MPGLPNPPRSFRILVWAFCAGLSALARAGNPSAELLAQAPGLKREVLELAVSAFECARRAGQAPSARRLAVIDYSLPSTEPRMWVFDMRRQRLLYAEHVAHGQGSGENLATEFSNIEGSHQTSLGLFVTDQTYHGANGYSLRMDGLDPGFNDRARQRAIVMHGAPYVDPAFARVQGRLGRSQGCPAVRSGIARPLIDQLRHGQLLFAYYPDPQWLANAHSLSCLRLARAGRAGKVKPAGGP; from the coding sequence ATGCCCGGCCTGCCTAACCCGCCTCGTTCGTTTCGCATTCTGGTCTGGGCGTTCTGCGCAGGCTTGAGCGCCCTCGCGCGCGCGGGCAATCCGTCTGCTGAGCTGCTGGCTCAGGCCCCCGGCCTGAAGCGCGAGGTGCTGGAACTGGCCGTGTCGGCCTTCGAGTGCGCGCGCCGCGCGGGTCAAGCCCCGAGCGCGCGGCGGCTGGCGGTGATCGACTATTCGCTGCCCTCGACGGAGCCGCGCATGTGGGTGTTCGACATGCGGCGACAGCGTCTGCTGTACGCCGAGCACGTGGCGCACGGACAGGGCAGCGGTGAGAACCTGGCCACCGAGTTCTCGAATATCGAGGGCAGCCACCAGACCAGCCTGGGTCTGTTCGTGACCGATCAGACCTACCACGGCGCGAACGGTTACTCGCTGCGAATGGACGGGTTGGACCCCGGCTTCAACGATCGGGCGCGCCAGCGCGCCATCGTCATGCACGGCGCGCCCTACGTCGACCCGGCGTTCGCCCGCGTGCAGGGCCGCCTGGGACGCAGTCAAGGCTGCCCGGCGGTGCGTTCCGGCATCGCCCGGCCGCTGATCGATCAGCTGCGCCATGGCCAGCTGCTGTTCGCCTACTACCCGGACCCGCAGTGGTTGGCCAATGCGCACAGCCTGTCCTGCCTGCGGCTGGCGCGCGCAGGGCGAGCCGGCAAGGTGAAGCCGGCCGGCGGACCTTGA
- a CDS encoding L,D-transpeptidase family protein, which yields MTASLCVSRSRRCGSLLFCGLLAIAPLVKAEPPAATQTPPLQALLGEPGQALQVQGQPLHAPDALRSFYAARGYRLAWTEDAGCGSHYAELLHAIAASDAHGLSPGDYHLEPLLSAPACTLTEELLASDAWLSLASHLRGGRIDPLHVEPDWTVQRPSLDAPAALELALQAGRVAAALDALAPQDDFYRALRAALLIERAQLDAPRPAPVEPGDSLKPGDRGPRVAQLRALLRAEGHAAEPLAVQPEAIASGAVPSPLADAAEPPQASSVIATEPPQPSSANLAEAPAGDPLEFFDSGLETALKAYQQRVNLEPDGVAGRMTLAQLARGPAERIDQLRVNLERWRWLPADLGARHLRVNIADYRLEAWNAGRIERIHRVVVGTGYRQTPSFSARMRYVVLNPWWEVPRRLATQDKLPLFQRDPEAFARGGYALLDPQGQPVDAAGVDFSQLSRNRFPYRLRQQPGPANALGQVKLILPNGHDVYLHDTPSRGLFARVRRSFSSGCIRVDDALGLTEWVLAGVRGFDRTRIDAVVASGQETRVDLAEPLPVHLLYLTAVGDEAGGLRLIDDLYGRDGRVLDALNRRAPL from the coding sequence ATGACTGCTTCGCTGTGTGTTTCGCGCTCTCGCCGCTGCGGCAGCCTGCTGTTTTGCGGATTGCTCGCCATCGCGCCGCTGGTTAAGGCCGAACCGCCTGCAGCCACGCAGACCCCGCCGCTGCAGGCGCTGCTTGGCGAGCCTGGTCAGGCGCTGCAGGTGCAGGGGCAGCCCCTGCATGCGCCAGATGCGCTACGCAGCTTCTACGCCGCCCGCGGCTACCGGCTGGCCTGGACCGAAGACGCCGGCTGTGGCAGCCACTACGCGGAGCTGCTGCACGCCATCGCAGCCAGCGATGCGCACGGACTTTCGCCGGGCGACTACCACCTGGAGCCCTTGCTGAGCGCACCCGCCTGCACGCTGACCGAGGAGCTGCTGGCCAGCGATGCCTGGCTGAGCCTGGCCTCGCATCTGCGCGGCGGGCGCATCGATCCCCTGCACGTCGAGCCTGACTGGACGGTGCAGCGACCCAGCCTGGACGCGCCGGCCGCGCTTGAGCTCGCGCTGCAGGCGGGACGCGTGGCCGCGGCGCTCGATGCCTTGGCGCCGCAGGATGACTTCTACCGCGCGCTGCGCGCGGCGCTGCTCATCGAGCGCGCCCAGCTCGACGCGCCACGGCCTGCACCTGTGGAGCCTGGCGACAGCCTCAAGCCGGGTGACCGCGGGCCGCGCGTTGCCCAGCTGCGTGCGCTGCTGCGCGCAGAAGGGCATGCCGCAGAGCCACTCGCGGTGCAGCCCGAGGCGATCGCCAGCGGGGCTGTGCCTTCACCGCTCGCCGACGCCGCCGAGCCGCCCCAGGCCTCCAGCGTGATCGCCACCGAGCCGCCCCAGCCCTCCAGCGCGAACCTCGCCGAGGCGCCTGCGGGCGATCCCCTGGAGTTCTTCGATTCCGGCCTCGAAACCGCGCTCAAGGCCTACCAGCAGCGGGTCAATCTGGAGCCCGACGGCGTTGCCGGCCGCATGACCCTGGCCCAGCTCGCGCGCGGGCCGGCCGAACGGATCGATCAGCTGCGCGTGAACCTGGAGCGCTGGCGCTGGTTGCCGGCCGACCTGGGCGCGCGCCATCTGCGCGTCAACATCGCCGACTACCGGCTTGAAGCCTGGAATGCGGGCCGCATCGAGCGCATTCACCGGGTCGTCGTCGGCACCGGCTACCGGCAGACGCCGAGCTTCTCGGCGCGCATGCGCTACGTGGTGCTGAACCCCTGGTGGGAAGTGCCGCGCCGGCTCGCCACGCAGGACAAGCTGCCGCTGTTTCAGCGCGATCCCGAGGCCTTCGCGCGCGGCGGCTACGCTCTGCTCGACCCTCAGGGACAGCCGGTCGATGCGGCCGGCGTCGATTTCAGCCAGCTCTCGCGCAATCGCTTCCCCTACCGCCTTCGTCAGCAGCCGGGGCCGGCCAATGCGCTGGGGCAGGTCAAGCTGATCCTGCCCAACGGTCATGATGTCTACCTGCACGACACGCCCAGCCGCGGCCTGTTTGCGCGGGTGCGGCGCAGCTTCTCCTCCGGCTGCATCCGCGTCGACGATGCCTTGGGCCTGACCGAATGGGTGCTGGCCGGCGTCCGCGGCTTCGATCGCACACGCATCGACGCGGTGGTCGCCAGCGGGCAGGAGACGCGCGTCGATCTCGCCGAACCATTGCCGGTGCATCTGCTTTACCTCACCGCGGTGGGGGATGAGGCGGGCGGACTGCGCCTCATTGATGACCTCTACGGTCGCGACGGGCGCGTGCTCGATGCGCTCAACCGCAGGGCTCCGCTGTGA
- a CDS encoding VTT domain-containing protein, giving the protein MDSLRWNELLDWIAAHPLAAGLVIFLIAFCDALLIIGVVVPAAPLLFAVGTLVGLGHIDGVYAVACAALGAFCGDGVSYVAGRRYGDSLKSRWPFAQHPEWLARGDASFRRHGMKSLVIGRFVGAIRPFIPAIAGMLAMPAQRYVFATAVAALLWALAFLLPGWLFGASLDLVAAVAGRLAIVIALVLVLVAALWASVFYLWRWLVPHAEGLLAGALDWSHRHPVLGRYSEALIDPRRRESPSLLVFALGLVAAVWGFFQLLFSVDGGDAPSRLDTHVNQLMFGLRHPLADPLMGGLSTLGDPLLLIAPVLLVFAWLWWRRQRVAAWHWLVAPLAAALISLLLGWLIELPAPPTADGVSGHGFPSLPITLAVSVYGFFAVLVARELPGRTRVWPYVVAALVVGLSGFAHLYLGTHWLSEVLAGASLGLLWTTALGIAYRRRTARAFWMKPVAALFFGAALLSVLLLVGERSSTQLARLERPIEREDVLAQRWLDADPALRLPERRNELRDRDAWPLNVQYAGEPAQLQALLEARGWQRIEPGDWRGLLRMLDDKADARQLPIMPTTHLGRPETLLMEKPGGVDGDRVVLRLWAAPYRLLPPGQPLWLGTVHTLRYSTRGEGFVRYWAAQPEVDPALAVLRADAQAWALDQATAPRLRLRASAP; this is encoded by the coding sequence ATGGATTCTCTGCGCTGGAACGAGCTGCTCGACTGGATCGCCGCCCACCCGCTGGCGGCGGGGCTGGTGATTTTCCTGATCGCCTTCTGCGATGCACTGCTGATCATCGGCGTGGTGGTGCCCGCCGCACCGTTGCTGTTCGCGGTCGGCACCCTGGTCGGTCTGGGCCACATCGACGGTGTCTACGCGGTGGCCTGCGCCGCGCTCGGCGCCTTCTGCGGCGACGGCGTCAGCTACGTGGCCGGCCGCCGCTACGGCGATTCGCTGAAGAGCCGCTGGCCCTTCGCCCAGCATCCCGAGTGGCTGGCGCGCGGCGACGCGTCGTTCCGCCGCCACGGCATGAAGAGCCTGGTGATCGGCCGCTTCGTCGGCGCCATCCGGCCCTTCATTCCCGCCATCGCCGGCATGCTCGCGATGCCGGCCCAGCGCTACGTGTTTGCGACGGCGGTGGCAGCCCTGCTGTGGGCCCTGGCTTTCCTGCTGCCGGGCTGGCTGTTCGGCGCTTCGCTGGATCTGGTCGCCGCGGTGGCGGGCCGGCTGGCGATCGTCATCGCCCTGGTGCTGGTGCTGGTGGCCGCCCTGTGGGCCAGCGTGTTCTACCTGTGGCGCTGGCTGGTGCCGCATGCGGAAGGGCTGCTCGCCGGCGCGCTCGACTGGTCGCACCGGCATCCGGTGCTGGGCCGCTACTCCGAGGCCCTGATCGATCCGCGCCGTCGCGAGTCGCCTTCACTGCTGGTGTTCGCGCTGGGACTGGTGGCTGCGGTCTGGGGCTTTTTCCAGCTGCTGTTCTCTGTCGATGGCGGCGACGCGCCTTCGCGGCTGGACACCCACGTCAACCAGCTGATGTTCGGCTTGCGCCATCCCTTGGCCGACCCGCTGATGGGCGGGCTGTCCACCTTGGGCGATCCCCTGCTTCTGATCGCACCGGTGCTGCTGGTGTTCGCCTGGCTGTGGTGGCGACGCCAGCGCGTCGCCGCCTGGCACTGGCTGGTGGCGCCGCTCGCGGCCGCACTGATCAGCCTGCTGCTGGGCTGGCTGATCGAGCTGCCGGCGCCGCCGACCGCGGATGGCGTCAGCGGACATGGCTTTCCCTCCCTGCCGATCACGCTCGCCGTCAGCGTCTATGGCTTCTTCGCGGTGCTGGTCGCGCGCGAGCTGCCGGGGCGCACCCGCGTCTGGCCCTATGTGGTGGCGGCTCTGGTGGTGGGTCTCAGCGGCTTCGCCCACCTTTACCTTGGCACGCACTGGCTGTCGGAAGTGCTGGCGGGGGCCTCGTTGGGTCTGCTCTGGACGACCGCACTGGGCATCGCCTATCGCCGCCGCACGGCGCGCGCGTTCTGGATGAAGCCGGTGGCGGCGCTGTTCTTCGGAGCGGCCCTGCTGTCGGTGCTGCTGCTGGTGGGCGAACGTTCGTCCACCCAGCTCGCGCGTCTTGAGCGTCCAATCGAGCGCGAGGACGTGCTGGCGCAGCGCTGGCTCGACGCCGACCCCGCGCTGCGCCTGCCCGAGCGCCGCAACGAGCTGCGCGATCGCGATGCCTGGCCCCTCAACGTGCAGTACGCCGGCGAGCCTGCGCAGCTGCAGGCGCTGCTCGAGGCACGCGGCTGGCAGCGGATCGAACCCGGCGACTGGCGCGGCCTGCTGCGCATGCTCGACGACAAGGCCGACGCGCGACAGCTGCCGATCATGCCAACCACCCACCTGGGGCGTCCGGAGACGCTGCTGATGGAGAAGCCCGGCGGCGTCGACGGCGATCGCGTGGTGCTGCGGCTGTGGGCCGCCCCCTATCGACTGCTGCCGCCGGGCCAGCCGCTGTGGCTGGGCACCGTGCACACCTTGCGCTACTCGACCCGCGGTGAGGGCTTCGTCCGCTACTGGGCGGCGCAGCCGGAGGTCGATCCTGCGCTGGCCGTATTGCGGGCCGACGCGCAGGCCTGGGCGCTCGATCAAGCCACTGCGCCACGGCTGCGTTTGCGCGCATCCGCCCCCTGA
- a CDS encoding YebC/PmpR family DNA-binding transcriptional regulator, translating into MGRGPSIEGRKNAEDARRAKVFTKLIREITIAARGGADPAANARLRMGIDKALAANMSKDTIERAVKRGSGADGADNMEEIRYEGYGPGGVAVIIDTMTDNSVRTVADVRHALSKHGGNLGTSGSVAFQFSRRGEIVLATPDSAAEDRLMELALEAGAEDVASADGRSTVICAPTDFEAVKKSIEAAGLKPESADIVMAPANRVKVEGEALEDLLDMLDRLEGLDDVQEVYHNADLPPEPVED; encoded by the coding sequence ATGGGTCGAGGCCCCAGCATCGAAGGCCGCAAGAACGCGGAAGACGCGCGTCGCGCCAAGGTCTTCACCAAGCTCATCCGCGAAATCACCATCGCTGCTCGCGGCGGCGCCGACCCGGCCGCGAATGCGCGCCTGCGCATGGGCATCGACAAGGCGCTGGCCGCCAACATGAGCAAGGACACCATCGAGCGCGCCGTGAAGCGCGGCTCGGGTGCTGACGGCGCCGACAACATGGAGGAGATCCGCTACGAGGGCTACGGCCCCGGCGGCGTCGCCGTGATCATCGACACCATGACCGACAACAGTGTGCGCACCGTGGCTGATGTGCGCCACGCACTCTCAAAGCACGGCGGCAATCTCGGCACCAGCGGCTCGGTGGCCTTCCAGTTCAGCCGCCGCGGCGAGATCGTGCTGGCGACGCCGGACAGCGCCGCCGAAGACCGCCTGATGGAGCTGGCGCTGGAGGCCGGCGCCGAGGACGTCGCCAGCGCCGATGGCCGCAGCACGGTGATCTGCGCGCCGACCGACTTCGAGGCGGTGAAGAAGTCCATCGAGGCCGCTGGCCTGAAGCCCGAGAGCGCCGACATCGTGATGGCGCCGGCCAATCGCGTGAAGGTCGAGGGCGAGGCGCTGGAGGACCTGCTCGACATGCTCGACCGTCTGGAAGGCCTCGATGACGTGCAGGAGGTCTACCACAACGCCGACCTGCCGCCGGAGCCGGTCGAGGATTGA
- a CDS encoding helix-turn-helix domain-containing protein: protein MPARSSSSPEARSGRSRTSTGTGTTVQLDAPSALQRPQAQRRLRIGVLAVDGMMLSTYGSVVDTLLIAQRVAELQMPGLLRFEATLVGAAEPHPVRTADGTTLTPMEAADAADLDLLLVPGLMHGSPGELFSRRAELSAEIDCLRRLHARGVPLASACCGTFLLAEAGVLEGQRATTSWWLGAAFRHRYPDVRLDADALLVEAPGVTTAGAGSAVSDLLLRLVAKHGGEALAQLTARLRLQDPERQSQAPYISEALIERPRSSLGERTDKLLQEAVQSRWGVTEIAARLNTSERSLLRHFQQHYGESPLAHLQRLRVERAKALLETSLLSLDEIVERCGYRDTSSFRRLFKRATSMTPSDYRERYRLRRH, encoded by the coding sequence ATGCCAGCTCGATCCTCATCCAGCCCTGAGGCGCGTTCCGGCCGTAGCCGCACGTCCACCGGCACGGGCACCACGGTGCAGCTCGACGCGCCATCGGCCCTGCAGCGCCCTCAGGCGCAGCGACGTCTGCGAATAGGCGTACTCGCCGTCGACGGCATGATGCTCTCGACTTACGGCAGCGTGGTCGACACCCTGCTGATCGCCCAGCGCGTTGCCGAGCTGCAGATGCCCGGGCTGCTCCGCTTCGAAGCCACGCTGGTCGGCGCAGCCGAGCCTCACCCGGTGCGAACCGCCGACGGCACGACGCTGACGCCGATGGAGGCCGCTGACGCGGCCGACCTCGATCTGCTGCTCGTGCCCGGCCTGATGCATGGCAGCCCGGGTGAACTGTTCTCGCGCCGCGCGGAGCTCAGTGCCGAGATCGATTGTCTGCGGCGGCTGCATGCGCGCGGGGTGCCTTTGGCCTCAGCCTGCTGCGGCACCTTTTTGCTGGCGGAGGCGGGCGTGCTGGAGGGTCAGCGAGCGACGACCAGCTGGTGGCTGGGCGCGGCCTTCCGCCACCGCTACCCAGATGTGCGTCTGGACGCCGACGCGCTGCTGGTGGAGGCGCCGGGCGTGACCACCGCGGGCGCCGGCAGCGCCGTGTCGGACCTGCTGCTGCGCCTGGTGGCGAAACATGGCGGCGAAGCCCTGGCCCAGCTCACGGCGCGGCTGCGCCTGCAGGATCCGGAGCGGCAGAGCCAGGCGCCCTACATCAGCGAGGCCCTGATCGAGCGCCCGCGCTCCAGCCTGGGCGAACGCACAGACAAGCTGCTGCAGGAAGCGGTGCAGTCCCGATGGGGCGTCACCGAGATCGCGGCGCGACTCAACACCAGCGAGCGCAGTCTGCTGCGCCACTTCCAGCAGCACTACGGCGAGTCGCCGCTGGCGCACCTTCAGCGCCTGCGGGTCGAGCGCGCCAAGGCCCTGCTCGAAACCTCTCTGCTCAGCCTGGATGAGATCGTAGAGCGCTGCGGCTATCGCGACACCTCGAGCTTCCGCCGACTGTTCAAGCGCGCCACCTCGATGACACCGTCCGACTATCGCGAGCGCTATCGACTGCGTCGGCATTGA
- a CDS encoding energy transducer TonB: MLIFQITRRATASVAGFKEPQIRRSALGAALLCLLTACSGESAPETTPSEPQAATAADPAAPAAEATATVAQRAESALRAQRLFTPPGDNAFELFLQATVEQPDDVQLAYALRDLVPYAVLHIEQRIAAGDQAEAERVLALLERAEANAPALPRLQRALQRLAEAAADEAARESAEAEPPASAQAATAPASPGATAPTTPAAADSATAPAPSAGQAPPAQDGSGPSDAAVPSAPATSQSPGGTAADRLPEPAANEADAPEPAAAAPGPAGAGALPKVVRQVPPRYPPGAGRRRLEGTVEVGFTINPDGSVSDVEVIRSDPPRIFDRAAVAAMEEWQYEAPGRSVRASRSFVFKLD; encoded by the coding sequence ATGCTCATATTCCAGATAACCCGCCGGGCCACGGCCTCCGTGGCAGGCTTCAAGGAACCGCAGATTCGCCGCAGCGCACTGGGCGCCGCGCTGCTCTGCCTGCTCACGGCCTGCTCTGGCGAATCCGCGCCGGAGACAACCCCCAGCGAGCCGCAGGCGGCTACGGCAGCTGACCCGGCCGCGCCGGCAGCAGAGGCCACGGCGACCGTCGCGCAGCGCGCCGAATCCGCGCTGCGCGCGCAGCGCCTGTTCACCCCGCCCGGCGACAACGCCTTCGAGCTGTTCCTGCAGGCCACTGTCGAACAACCCGACGATGTCCAGTTGGCCTACGCGCTGCGTGATCTGGTCCCCTACGCGGTGCTGCACATCGAGCAGCGGATTGCGGCCGGGGATCAGGCCGAAGCCGAGCGCGTGCTGGCGCTGCTGGAGCGGGCCGAGGCCAATGCACCGGCCTTGCCGCGACTGCAGAGGGCCTTGCAGCGCCTGGCGGAGGCGGCTGCCGATGAGGCTGCTCGCGAATCCGCAGAGGCCGAGCCGCCCGCGTCTGCGCAAGCCGCGACCGCACCGGCAAGCCCGGGCGCCACCGCGCCGACGACTCCCGCCGCCGCGGACTCCGCAACCGCGCCCGCGCCGAGCGCCGGGCAGGCGCCGCCCGCACAAGACGGCTCCGGCCCCTCGGACGCGGCGGTTCCGTCCGCGCCGGCCACATCGCAAAGTCCGGGGGGCACCGCGGCAGACCGCCTTCCAGAGCCGGCGGCAAACGAGGCGGACGCGCCCGAGCCAGCCGCGGCAGCGCCGGGGCCAGCAGGCGCCGGGGCCTTGCCCAAGGTCGTCCGCCAGGTGCCGCCCCGCTACCCGCCCGGCGCGGGGCGACGTCGTCTTGAGGGCACGGTCGAAGTGGGCTTCACCATCAATCCCGATGGCAGCGTGAGCGACGTCGAGGTGATTCGCAGCGACCCGCCGCGCATCTTCGATCGTGCGGCCGTGGCGGCCATGGAGGAATGGCAGTACGAAGCCCCCGGCCGAAGCGTGCGCGCCAGCCGCAGCTTCGTGTTCAAGCTCGATTAG